In one window of Fulvia fulva chromosome 5, complete sequence DNA:
- a CDS encoding L-type lectin-like domain-containing protein produces the protein MAFHSTSWITAILLAVWSCFATAQESDIKSIRLRTHSLQTPYLDTDMQSRWWDFGGSAVIRADQYVRLTAQQPSQSGWIFSRVPITATNWEITVDFKIHGTGSLFGDGMTMWVTKERAEQGNVFGMKDNFEGLGIFFDTYKNNRPGVVFPYVMAMLGDGKTPYDQANDGKANELAGCSARGLRNPDFPTKAKITYFQDKQLTLELMYKKEDEWTKCFEVPNVKLPPITYLGFSAETGELSDNHDIIKVETKNLYSPSGQAGTGGASGSKDYSRNKGKPQKVKSSGGWLWFFGKFIIFGLVVAAAYIGYTAYRTRRRDRF, from the exons ATGGCTTTCCATTCCACCTCATGGATTACAGCCATACTGCTGGCAGTATGGAGCTGTTTCGCAACTGCGCAGGAGTCCGATATCAAGTCGATACGGCTGCGAACGCACAGCCTGCAAACA CCATATCTTGATACGGACATGCAGTCACGATGGTGGGACTTTGGCGGAAGCGCAGTCATACGAGCAGACCAATACGTCCGCCTCACAGCACAACAGCCTTCGCAGTCTGGCTGGATCTTCAGCCGAGTGCCCATAACAGCTACGAACTGGGAGATCACGGTCGACTTCAAGATTCATGGCACTGGTAGCCTTTTCGGCGATGGTATGACAATGTGGGTTACGAAAGAGCGTGCGGAACAAGGGAACGTCTTTGGCATGAAGGACAACTTCGAAGGTCTGGGCATCTTCTTCGACACGTACAAGAACAACCGCCCGGGCGTAGTGTTCCCTTATGTCATGGCTATGCTGGGAGATGGCAAGACACCTTACGATCAGGCAAACGACGGCAAGGCGAATGAGCTGGCAGGGTGCTCGGCGCGCGGTCTTCGAAACCCAGACTTTCCGACAAAGGCCAAGATTACATACTTCCAGGACAAGCAGTTGACTTTGGAGTTGATGTACAAGAAGGAGGATGAGTGGACAAAGTGCTTCGAGGTGCCGAATGTCAAGCTGCCACCTATAACCTACCTGGGTTTCAGCGCCGAGACAGGAGAGCTCTCGGACAATCACGATATCATCAAGGTCGAGACGAAGAACCTCTACTCTCCGAGCGGCCAGGCTGGCACGGGTGGTGCCTCGGGCAGCAAAGACTACAGCCGTAATAAGGGCAAGCCACAGAAGGTGAAATCAAGCGGTGGCTGGTTGTGGTTCTTTGGCAAGTTCATCATCTTCGGCCTGGTAGTGGCTGCCGCATACATCGGATACACAGCTTATCGAACGCGGAGAAGGGACAGGTTCTAA
- a CDS encoding Microsomal glutathione S-transferase 3, whose translation MSLTLTVPRDYGYVVTTTALTFFLGLWHGARARPYRTRAELWAPRAFAETTDFDKADDNMKKALHLFNCAQRAHANYVENQPSTAIALLLAGLHYPQLSTMLGVGWMIGRMIFAVGYSRPGKEHGSGRIAGFALQFPMQILLWALAAWSGIKMIQ comes from the exons ATGTCTCTCACGCTCACTGTTCCCAGAGATTATGGCTATGTAGTCACGACCACGGCCTTGACATTCTTC CTAGGCCTATGGCACGGCGCTCGGGCACGACCATACAGGACGCGAGCTGAGCTCTGGGCTCCTCGAGCATTCGCGGAGACCACCGACTTCGACAAGGCGGACGACAACATGAAGAAAGCATTGCATCTCTTCAACTGCGCACAACGAGCCCATGCCAACTACGTCGAGAATCAGCCTTCGACCGCGATAGCGCTCCTGCTGGCTGGGCTACACTATCCGCAACTCAGCACGATGCTGGGCGTAGGGTGGATGATAGGTCGCATGATCTTCGCCGTGGGATACTCGAGGCCGGGAAAAGAGCATGGTAGTGGTCGGATAGCTGGATTCGCCCTCCAATTCCCTATGCAGATCTTACTCTGGGCACTAGCTGCGTGGAGTGGCATCAAGATGATACAATGA